In the genome of Streptomyces sp. SAI-127, the window CGTGCCCCGGCCGCGGCCCGCCTTCGGACACGGCGCGCGCGTCCCGCTCGACGGCCTCGAGCTCTTCGGCTGTTTCCACGTCAGCCAGCGCAACACCTTCACCGGCAAGCTCACGCCCGGGATGCTGCGGGACGTGCTGCGCACGGCTGCCGAGACGGCAGGACTGCCTGGTCGCACCGCCGAAAACCGGACGACGAGAGCGCCGTACGACGGTTAGGGTCGCCGGATGCCCCTCTACCCGGAGATCGAACCGTACGAGCACGGCATGCTCGACGTCGGCGACGGCAACCACGTGTACTGGGAGACCTGCGGGAATCCGGACGGCAAGCCGGCGGTGGTGCTGCACGGTGGGCCGGGGTCCGGCTGCACACCGTGGGTGCGTCGGCTGTTCGATCCGGCCGCGTACCGGATCGTGCTCCTCGACCAGCGCGGCGCCGGGCGGTCGACGCCGCACGCGAGCGCGTACGACACCGACATGAGCGTCAACACGACCCCGCATCTCATCGCGGACCTGGAGCTGCTGCGACGGCATCTGGGGATCGAGCGGTGGCTGGTGTGGGGTATCTCCTTCGGGTCGATGCTCGGGCTGCGGTACGCGCAGACGCATCCGGAGGCCGTGACGGAGCTGGTGCTGACCGGGATCGCGACCGGCGCGAATCCCGAAGTCACCCTGCTCACCAGGGGACTCGGGAAGATCTTCCCGGCGGCGTTCGAACGGTTTGTCGGAGAGCTGCCGGTCGAGGAGCGGGCCGGGAACCTCGCCGCCGCCTACAACCGGTTGCTGGAGTCGCCCGATCCGGAGGTGCGCGAGCGGGCGGCGCGGGCATGGACCGACTGGGAGACCGCGATCGAGTCGGCGCCGCCGCGGTCGGTGCCGCGCTACGAGGACCCGGTGTTCCGGCAGGGCTTCGCCCGTACCGTCACCCACTACTGGGGCAACGATCACTTCCTGGGCGAGGCCAACGACGAGGGCGTCGTCCTGCGCGACGCGCCCCTCCTCAAGGATGTCCCCGGCACCCTCGTCCAGGGCAGCCTCGACTTCGGCAATCTCCTCGGCACCGTCTGGCTGCTCCATCACGCCTGGCCCGGCAGCGAGTTGACGGTGATCGACGACGGCGCACACTTCGCGGGGGAGCGGGGTGTGGACGTGATGGTGGCGGCGACGGACAAGTACGCGCGCGGTCGGCCCCGCTAGATCATCTCGGCCGAGTCCCCGAACAGCTGCCGTACCGTCGACTCGTAGTTGGTCCGCACGTGCGCGAGGGCGTGCGCGCGGGCCCGCTCTGGGTCGCCGGACGCGATCGCCTCGTACAAGTCCCGGTGCTCGACGAGGAGTTGGGGCCACTCCTCGTTCCGCCGGGTCATCCAGCGCAGCCGCCCCGCAACCGGTTCCAGGGCGTCGACCAGCAGGCTGTTGCGGGCCATGGCCACGATGCTGTCGTGCAGACGGCTGTTGACGTCCGTGATCGCCTCCGCGTCGCCCGCCTCGGTCGCGGTCGCCGCGAGGGCGAGGAGCCGCTCGACCTCGGCGAGGTCCTGAGGGGTCGCGCGCGCCGCGGCGAGGCCGGCGGCGTACACCTCCAACGCCTCGCGCAGCTCGAAGAGTTCCTTGACGTCGTTCGGGGTCAGGCGCCGTACGACCGTCCGGCGGGGCGTCTCGAAGTGGACGAAGCCCTCGGCGACCAGGGCGCGGATCGCCTCGCGGACCGGCACCCGGGAGACCCCGAAGCGCTCGGCGAGCTCCCGCTCGACCAACCGGTCGCCCGGACGCAGCCCGCCCGCGATGATCTCCTGCCGCAGGGTGGCCAGGACGCGTTCGCGGACGGCGC includes:
- the pip gene encoding prolyl aminopeptidase, which translates into the protein MPLYPEIEPYEHGMLDVGDGNHVYWETCGNPDGKPAVVLHGGPGSGCTPWVRRLFDPAAYRIVLLDQRGAGRSTPHASAYDTDMSVNTTPHLIADLELLRRHLGIERWLVWGISFGSMLGLRYAQTHPEAVTELVLTGIATGANPEVTLLTRGLGKIFPAAFERFVGELPVEERAGNLAAAYNRLLESPDPEVRERAARAWTDWETAIESAPPRSVPRYEDPVFRQGFARTVTHYWGNDHFLGEANDEGVVLRDAPLLKDVPGTLVQGSLDFGNLLGTVWLLHHAWPGSELTVIDDGAHFAGERGVDVMVAATDKYARGRPR
- a CDS encoding GntR family transcriptional regulator, which codes for MSSTTNIEPLGAVRERVLATLRQEIIAGGLRPGDRLVERELAERFGVSRVPVREAIRALVAEGFVHFETPRRTVVRRLTPNDVKELFELREALEVYAAGLAAARATPQDLAEVERLLALAATATEAGDAEAITDVNSRLHDSIVAMARNSLLVDALEPVAGRLRWMTRRNEEWPQLLVEHRDLYEAIASGDPERARAHALAHVRTNYESTVRQLFGDSAEMI